GGCCAGGAACGGTGCTTCGTCGATCCTTATGACAATGAAAATACCGTCGGCAACGATCGTCGTATCAACCGCGATCCCATTGAAGAGCCGCAGTTTATTGAGGCTGTATATAATCTGGGGGATCATCGCGTCCCTGAATTCATCGCCCGTCTTGCAGCCGATCGTCTGCAGGATAAGCGATTTATCCGTCCACTGGGATTCTACCCTGATATCGGCGATAGTGTAAGCGAAAAGAAAGTATGCGAGTATCACTTTGTCTTGAACTCTAATCGGTCCCCGACCCGGACCAGTTTTATGTGACGGCCGTCCTTGATATTGCCTTTCAAGATCTCTTCGGAAAGCGGGTCTTCGATGAGGCGGCGGATAGTTCTCTTGATGGGACGCGCGCCGTACTGCGGGTTAAATCCCTCTTCCACGAGCAGTTCCCTGCTTGACTCATCGAGCTCCAGGATCATTTTCTTCTCGTGCAGCCGTTCTTCAACCTCGGAGATGAGGATGTCAACGATCTTTATCATATCCTGCTTGCTGAGCTGGCGGAAGACGATGATCTCGTCGATCCGGTTTAAAAATTCAGGCGAGAAAAGTTTTCTGACCTCTTCCATGAGGCGGTCGCTCATTTTTTCGTGGGACAGGGCATTGTCGATTTTGGTAAAACCAATGCCGTCATTCCGCTGGATCTCGGCCGTGCCGATGTTCGAGGTCATGATTATCACGGTGTTCTTGAAGTCAATTTTTCGTCCGTATGAATCGGTCAACTGTCCGTCTTCGAGGATCTGGAGCAGGATGTTGAAGACATCGGGATGCGCCTTTTCCACTTCATCGAACAGCACGACCGAATAAGGCTTGCGCTTCACCTTTTCGGTGAGCTGGCCGCCTTCTTCATAGCCCACGTACCCCGGCGGTGCGCCGATCAGGCGGGAGACGTTGAATTTTTCCATGTATTCGGACATGTCAAGGGCGATCAGAGAGTTGATATCGTCGAACAGAAATTCGGCCAGCCGGCGCGCCAGTTCTGTTTTTCCAACGCCGGTAGGACCCAGGAAAATAAATGAACCGATCGGTCTCCTCGGGTCTTTCACCCCGGCGCGGCTGCGTCTTACCGCTTTGGCGATGGCCGCGATCGCCGTGTCCTGTCCTACGATCTTTTTCCTGAGTTCATCTTCCATCTTGAGCAGGCGTTTGGATTCTTTCTCTTCGATCTTGGAGACCGGGATGCCGGTCCACCGCGAAACGACGAACGCGATGTCTTCCTCGACGACCGCCGGACGCGTGGGGGACAGGACAGTTTCTTTTTTCTTTAATTGTTCCAGTATTTTTTGTTCTTCTTTATGCAGTTCGGCGGCTTCTTCGTACTTCTGTTCGATGACCATGCGCTCTTTGTTCTCTTTGATCTCTTTGAGTTTTGCTTCCAGTTCCAGAATTTTTGGATCCTTGATAACCTTGGACAGTTTGACCTTTGCGCCGGCTTCGTCGATGACGTCGATCGCCTTGTCCGGCAGGAACCGGTCCGTGATATACCGGTCCGAGAGGTACGCAGCGGCCTGCAAAGACTCCTCGCTGTAGGTCACGTGATGATGGTCTTCATAATTCTTTTTTAGACCATGCAGAATGCCGATCGTTTCCTGCACGGTCGGAGGATTGACGATAATGGGCTGGAACCGGCGTTCCAGTGCGCCGTTCTTTTCAATATAGCGGCGATAATCCTCAAGCGTGGTCGCCCCGATGCATTGGAGCTCGCCGCGCGCCAGTGCCGGCTTCAGCATGTTGGAAGCGTCGATGGCACCTTCCGCAGCTCCAGCCCCGACGATCGTATGGAGCTCATCGATAAAAATAATGATATCTTTGTTCTTGGTCACTTCGGTGATGACCGCTTTAAGGCGCTCTTCGAACTGCCCCCGGTATTTTGTTCCGGCGACGATCGATGCCATGTCGAGGGCGATGACCCGTTTATCATAGAGCGAATCGGGAACATTCTGCGCGATGATATCTTGCGCCAGTCCCTCGACGATCGCGGTCTTGCCGACGCCGGCTTCCCCGATCAGCACCGGGTTGTTTTTCTTGCGGCGCGACAGGATTTGGATCACGCGTTCGATCTCCTTTTCCCGGCCGATGATGGGGTCAAGTTTGCCATCCCTCGCCATCTGGGTCAGGTCGCGCGAAAAAAGTTCAAGGGCAGAACCGCGGTTCTTGGCTTTGCTCTTGCCGGCGGCAACCCCTTCTGGCCTGAGCAGCTGGATTATTTCGTTCTTGGCGGTTTCGTAATCAATGCCGATCGATTCCAGTATCTGCGTTCCCAGGCTGCCTTCGGTCCTGATGATTCCCAGGAGCAGGTGCTCGGTACCAACGTAGGAATGACCAAAATTTTTAGCTTCTTCCATGGCGTAATTAAGGCACACCTTGGCTTCATTGCCAAGGGTGACGTCCATCTTTGAACTGACGCCCACGCCCATGGAAGTTTCGATGCTTTTATGCAGTTCATTCAGTTCGATCCCCAAATTTATCAGAACCATCGCCCCGACGCCCTCTCCTTCCTTGATCATGGACAGAAGAAGGTGCTCAGTACCGATGAAATTATGCCTGAATCGCAGAGCCTCTTCGCGGGCAATGTGTAAGATTTTTCTCACTCTTTCAGTAAAACGTTCCTGCACAATAGCTCCTTTTAATAGTACAACATTGTATATAAAATAGTACTTCTGTCAAGCAGGGGCACAGAGATTTCTGAAAAAATCCAGAAATCTTCACTTTCAAGAACTTCATATAATATAAGATTAGACAACACAATGGGTTGAAATGTAAAGCGTTGGTAACTACGATAGCGTAAATCGGGCAAAAAAGTTAAAGAAATGAGGTGGTTCACAGGTGCACTTAAGGACCGGCAAATCCTTGTGATATACACCGGCGATCGCATTTGCCGCGTATTCAAGGTGACGCGTCGTGTAGACCCGGCGAGGCAAGGCGAGCCGGAATTCACAGTTGAAGACGCCGCCGCGGATACCGGTTTCGGTGAAGACTTTTGCCGCCAGCGCGAAAGCCGCGTACTTCGCCGCGCCCTTAGGGCGGACCACGATACCGTGACCACCGACCGGCTCGAAGATCCTGACGCGGTGATTACGAAGACGGTCCGCAAAATAGCGCAGGCTCGCGATATGGCTGCGGATAAAGTCTTCATTCACCGCTTCCAATAGACCGTTCCGCATTGCCGCGATGTCACGCGCGGCCATACCGCCTGAACTCGGATATGATTCCTGCTTGATGATCTCGTGCTGGATGCGGCTGAAGAGCCTGTGGTCGCGGGTGCCGATGAACCCGCCGATGTTGGTAAGCGCGTCTTTTTTATTGCTCATGTATGCGATATCGCATAGTCCGAAAGTCTGCTGGCAAAGGCGCAGGATGCTTTCCGGCCTGCGCTCGTATTCCTTGTTCAAGAAAGCGTTGTCAGCGAACCGGCAGGCGTCGAGAATGAGATACAAACCGTGTTTGCGCGCCAGCGCGGCCGTGTCTTTGATGTTGTCGTACGCCACAGCCTGCCCGCCGTTTATATTATTAGTTATGGTCATGATCACCGCCCTGACCTTTTGAGTTTTCTTGATCATGCGCCGAGCGCGTTCGATATCGAAATTGCCGTAAAACGGCGGCTCCGGCTTTAGAAGGTCGCACGCCGAGCACCCCATAGTTTCAATGTTCCCTCTGGTGGTCTCAAAATGCGTGTTTGACAGGACCATTTCGCCGCTTTTCAGCAAAGCCCTGAACAAAATGTTTTCGGCAACCCGTCCCTGATGAACGATCTGGATATTAGGCAGGCGGGTAATTTCCCGGGCGGTTTTGATAAAATCCGCGCTTGAGGTCTGGCCAGAGAAATCCTCGCGGGCCTCGAACATTCGCGCCCATTGCGCAGAACTCATGGCGCCGGTCCCGGAATCCGAGATGAGGTCGATCAATACCGACTGAGCCGGGACCAGGAATGTATTGAATCCGGCTTTTTTGATGATCTTGACGCGCTGTGCTCTGGTCAGAAAGGACAGCGGTTCTATGACCTTGACACGATACGGCTCCATTACGAACGGCTGCTGGTCATTGTGTCGGGAAGCCGGATTCTTTGACGGCACGCTGACTTTTTTCATTGCACCTGACGCAGTTTCCGCAACAAGATCTTATTGCCGGGATCGTCATTGAGGGCTTTTTGATAAGCTTCCCTGGCTTTATCGATATTGCCCAGCCGAAGGTGCACGTCACCGAGATGCGCCAAAATGACGGCGTCTTCGACCAGCAATACGGCCCTTTCGATATCGACCAGGGCCGAGTCGTATTGTTGCATCTGGAAATAGACCCACCCGCGGGAGTCGAGGTAGTAACCGTTATCCGGTTCGAACGACAGCGCTTTTTCTATGAGCTCAAGAGCGCAAGCCAGGCTTTCCGCGCGTTCAGCGTATGTATAGCCGACGTAGTTGAGCGCTACCGCGCTGGCGGAATCGATCTCGATGATCTTCCGGAAATGATCGAACGCCTCATTTTTGCGCCCCATGCGGTCGCAAAGGTTGGCAAGCGCTTCCCGCGCCGGGATCGTACGGGGATCGATAGCCAGCGACTTCTGGTAATCGAAATAAGCTTCGATCTCCATATTTTGCATTTCGGCGATAACGCCTTGAAGGTAGTAGATCTGGACAAGATCGCCGCCGCGGTGGGCGGCTTCGTTGAAAGCATCGGATGCCAGCCCGTATTCCTTCAGGTCCATGGCAATAAATCCCAGGTACACCCATAGTTCTATGAAGTCAGAATTGATACCGAGCGCTGTCAATACTTCGTTTTTGGCCTCCAGGTATTTGCCCTGTTCCAGATAGATGCGCGCTACGTAGAACCGCGAGTACGTGTCGTCCGGTTCCAGCCGGGAGGTCAACAGAAATTCTTTCAGGGCTTCGGTGGCCAGGCCGGTTTTGAACAGCGCGTAGCCCAGGTTCCTGCGCACCGAGGTCTCGCCCGGATCGATCTGGAGCAACAAGCGGGCCGCGGCAATCAGTTTTTCATACTGCTCAGTATCGGCATACAGGTCGATGAGTCTTTTCCTGACCGTGAGCAGGGTCTCGCGACTGACGGCTTTTTCGTAGTAATAAATGCTCGAGTCCTTGATCCCGAGCAGGTCAAAGCCCGTGCCCACTCCGACCAGGGCTGTTATATCCATGCTGTCAGCGCCGTATGCCAGCCGGTAGAAATCGACCGCGCCGGTGTGATCCTTCTGCCGCCCGGCTATCTCCGCGAGCTGATTGTATACATCGGCTGTCTTTTGTTCATCGGGAATGTCGGAAAGCACCCGGCGCGCCTTGACCGGATCGCCGTTGACTTCGTAAAGTGTGGCGATCGCCGCTTTCAACTCGATGTCATCGGGTTTCGCCAAAGACGCATTTTGATATGCCTCAAGGGCTTTTTTATAATCACCCTTTCCGATATACCCGGTGCCGATGAGTATATAGATCTTGTCCGTTTCGCCATTGAAGGGCAAGGCTCGCTCTGCCCATTGGATACCGTCGTCGTAATGCTGGATCTTGTAATAAGTATTGGCAAGCGTAAGGTAGATCTCGGTCGCTCCGGGATCGATCGCCAGCGCTCTTGCGTAATATTCGATCGCCTGCTTTGCATTCCCGGCAAGCTCGAGATCATTGCCGATGCTGTAAAGCTCATAGGCCGTTTCCCCGGTCTGCGAGCCGAGGAGAAGAACTAGAACTGGAAGAATGCCGAGAGCAGCCATAATTTGTCCGTACTTTTTATCGGATCGTTATTATACAGGGTATAGGTCAGATTCAGACCAGCCGCGTTGCCGCGCGCGCTGAGGTAGCAGCATTCGGCGCCTACGGTCGTTTGATAGTAATTGCTACTGTCGGCGATCGCCGCGCCAAGCGTGGTCAGAAAGCGGACCGCATAATTCGTTCCTTTGATCAGTCCGACCCGGAGGTCGCCGAATGCATCCCATTTGTAATCGGCCCCGGAATTGATCGACCAGCTGTGGTACTGCCAGCCGGGATACCATCCCACCGTCAGTTGCCAGAGGATCTTCTGCGTTGTCCTCATTTCGCGGCTTACCTGGAAATCAGGGGCGCCGGCCGAAAGCTTGAGACGGTTGAAGATCGGTTTTATCCCCGATTCGACGTCGATGAGATGGACGCAGTCGTGCATGAAATACAGGGTAAACAGTGCCGGCGCGCAGCGGTACTCGGTTCCCAGGACGAAATAGTAGTGTAGCCGCCGCGGGTCGAAGAGGACGCCGTTTTGGGGCGATCCGGCAACGTCCAGATCGTCGCGGTAACGGATGAACACCGACGCCGAGCGGTGACGCATCACGGTGCAGTAGAAATCCGTCGAGACATCAAGATAATAGAGCGAGGTGTCGCTGTTTAAGTATTTACCGAAGTGCGCGCGGCCATACAGGTCAAGCGGGAACTCAACTGCCCCGCAGAATGACGCGAGCACAAGGATAGAAAGCAGGCCGCGGTTAAAAATCATATTGATCTCAGGCCTTGTTGCCTTTGGATGCCCGGCCATAAAGGTCTGTCCCCTTTAAAGCGGTCAGTTTCAGCTGGTAAAATCTGCCAAATGCCATTTTTTTGGACCTGCACAATATCCGGCTGTCAACGTCCGGAGCGTTGAATTCAGCGTGGCCGATGTAATTCCCGTCCCGGTCGTGTACCAGCACCGGCCAGGTCATGTGAAGCCGGCGCTTGTTTGCCGCGGTCAGCAATTTCTGCTGGAGCCGCAAAAGCCTGCGATATCGGGTTTGGATCACATCATTTAGAACTTGGCACAGCCGCGAGGCTTGCGTTCCACTCTCACGGCAATACGGGAAAACGCCGACATAGTCGAAATGCCCAAGGCTCAAAAAGGCGTGGAGTTCTTCAAATTCTTTATCGGTCTCGCCGGGGTACCCGGTCATGACCGTAGTGCGCAGCGCGATATTTTTTATCCGTTCAAGACGCGTCAACAGAGTTTCGATCTGACGCCGGGTGACGCCGCGGTTCATTGATCTCAGAACGCGGTCGCTGATGTGCTGGATAGGCAAGTCAAGATATTTGCAGATCCTAGGATTATTCGCGATGGCATCGATCACCGCATTATTTATGGATGCTGGATGCGCGTACATGATCCTGAGCCATCTGACCTGCTTGATCCTGGAAAGCGCGGCCAGGAGCTCCGGCAGCATGGGTTTGCCGTACAGGTCCAGTCCGTAGCGCGTCGTGTCCTGTCCGATCAGGATCAGTTCGTTCGCTCCCAGCCGGACAAGCTCGCGAGCTTCACGGACGATCGTTTCGCTCGGAACGCTGCGAAATGGGCCTTTGATCGCGGGGATGGTGCAGTATGAACAGCGGTTGGAACATCCATCGGCGATCTTCAGGTATGCATACCCCCGCGTGGTCAGACAGCGGACGTTTGATTCTTCGGTATCCGACGCCAGGCTTCTGAGCAAATCGTTTTTCTTCTCGATCGAAAACCACCCGGTCACTTCTGGAAATTTCTTTTTAAGCGCGCCGGCAAAACGGTTCACCGCGCAGCCGTATACGTAAACGCTTTTACCCCCGTGGCGCAGCGCGCGCGCGATCTCCTGTTCGGTCTCATCGACCGCAGGCTGGATAAAACCGCAGGTGTTGATGATGATCGTGTCCGCATCCGCCGGGCGCGGCGCCATGACCGCGCCGCACTTACCCATGGCGCCGATCAGCCGTTCTGAATCCACCAGATTCTTCGCGCAACCCAGAGAAATGAAATGGACCCGGCCGGGTCCGGTTCTAGTCGGTTTTGGATTGTGGAGTCTGCTGCGGCTTGAGCTACTGGTCAATTATCTCGGTTCCTTCAGGCGGTTGGAAAAGGAAGACGTCGCGGGAAATATTCTTGTTGATGCGCGTGTTACTGAAGACGAACTTGTTCTCGGTCCCCGCGCCATCGATGATGGATATCATCATGATATCGTATTTTTTCTTATCGATAAGCAGGGTGATCATGGAGTATATTTCGGTCTCTTCCCTGGGTTTCAGCGTTATTTCATAGCCGTCATCGGCGCTGGCAAACTCCGCATTGAAGTGTTCCTGGTAGTCTTCCAGGAACATGTTGGGATTGATCGCGAATGGTATCTGGCCAATGGCCTGGCGGATCGCCTTTTTTTTGTCCGGCATGTAGATCCATAGCGAAACGCTGTCGCCGACATAAACTTGCGCCGGTTTCTCGATTTCCATGCGGAAAAAGTTGGGTTTCAGAAAAGACAGCTTACCTTCGTAAATGCTGCACATCCCGGCCGCTTCATCGCATAGGGTCTGCGTGAATTCGGTCTGAAAAGTTTTTAGATTATCGTATCTTTTTACTGTTTTTGCGATCACTTCATCCATGGTCTGGGCGTAAGCCGACAGCAAGACTAATCCGGAAATAGCCAGGCATTTAATACCTGATATTATTGTGTTCATTTTTTCTCCTTTTTCATAATCTTAATCATGAAATAAAGCGTTGCTGGGTAATTCTATATATAACTCGGTGAATGTCAACTGACAGTGATTCAAGGCAGATTACCCCGTTTTTTTATTAAACTCCAATCTGATGAAACAGGACACAAATATCAGTGCAGCGATAAACGCCATAGAGATATCAATGTCATCTTCATGTTATCACTGTGATCTTGAGAGCGCCGGTTACTTTTTTTTAGCTCTCTTAAAGATCTTTTCGATCTCGACCGCGAAGAAAATGACGGAGGATAACAGCAGGCATATGCCTAATTCCTCCAGC
This DNA window, taken from bacterium, encodes the following:
- the lolA gene encoding outer membrane lipoprotein chaperone LolA, whose product is MNTIISGIKCLAISGLVLLSAYAQTMDEVIAKTVKRYDNLKTFQTEFTQTLCDEAAGMCSIYEGKLSFLKPNFFRMEIEKPAQVYVGDSVSLWIYMPDKKKAIRQAIGQIPFAINPNMFLEDYQEHFNAEFASADDGYEITLKPREETEIYSMITLLIDKKKYDIMMISIIDGAGTENKFVFSNTRINKNISRDVFLFQPPEGTEIIDQ
- a CDS encoding tetratricopeptide repeat protein, with protein sequence MAALGILPVLVLLLGSQTGETAYELYSIGNDLELAGNAKQAIEYYARALAIDPGATEIYLTLANTYYKIQHYDDGIQWAERALPFNGETDKIYILIGTGYIGKGDYKKALEAYQNASLAKPDDIELKAAIATLYEVNGDPVKARRVLSDIPDEQKTADVYNQLAEIAGRQKDHTGAVDFYRLAYGADSMDITALVGVGTGFDLLGIKDSSIYYYEKAVSRETLLTVRKRLIDLYADTEQYEKLIAAARLLLQIDPGETSVRRNLGYALFKTGLATEALKEFLLTSRLEPDDTYSRFYVARIYLEQGKYLEAKNEVLTALGINSDFIELWVYLGFIAMDLKEYGLASDAFNEAAHRGGDLVQIYYLQGVIAEMQNMEIEAYFDYQKSLAIDPRTIPAREALANLCDRMGRKNEAFDHFRKIIEIDSASAVALNYVGYTYAERAESLACALELIEKALSFEPDNGYYLDSRGWVYFQMQQYDSALVDIERAVLLVEDAVILAHLGDVHLRLGNIDKAREAYQKALNDDPGNKILLRKLRQVQ
- a CDS encoding tryptophanase, with translation MKKVSVPSKNPASRHNDQQPFVMEPYRVKVIEPLSFLTRAQRVKIIKKAGFNTFLVPAQSVLIDLISDSGTGAMSSAQWARMFEAREDFSGQTSSADFIKTAREITRLPNIQIVHQGRVAENILFRALLKSGEMVLSNTHFETTRGNIETMGCSACDLLKPEPPFYGNFDIERARRMIKKTQKVRAVIMTITNNINGGQAVAYDNIKDTAALARKHGLYLILDACRFADNAFLNKEYERRPESILRLCQQTFGLCDIAYMSNKKDALTNIGGFIGTRDHRLFSRIQHEIIKQESYPSSGGMAARDIAAMRNGLLEAVNEDFIRSHIASLRYFADRLRNHRVRIFEPVGGHGIVVRPKGAAKYAAFALAAKVFTETGIRGGVFNCEFRLALPRRVYTTRHLEYAANAIAGVYHKDLPVLKCTCEPPHFFNFFARFTLS
- the rimO gene encoding 30S ribosomal protein S12 methylthiotransferase RimO; this encodes MTSSSSRSRLHNPKPTRTGPGRVHFISLGCAKNLVDSERLIGAMGKCGAVMAPRPADADTIIINTCGFIQPAVDETEQEIARALRHGGKSVYVYGCAVNRFAGALKKKFPEVTGWFSIEKKNDLLRSLASDTEESNVRCLTTRGYAYLKIADGCSNRCSYCTIPAIKGPFRSVPSETIVREARELVRLGANELILIGQDTTRYGLDLYGKPMLPELLAALSRIKQVRWLRIMYAHPASINNAVIDAIANNPRICKYLDLPIQHISDRVLRSMNRGVTRRQIETLLTRLERIKNIALRTTVMTGYPGETDKEFEELHAFLSLGHFDYVGVFPYCRESGTQASRLCQVLNDVIQTRYRRLLRLQQKLLTAANKRRLHMTWPVLVHDRDGNYIGHAEFNAPDVDSRILCRSKKMAFGRFYQLKLTALKGTDLYGRASKGNKA
- a CDS encoding ATP-dependent Clp protease ATP-binding subunit; this encodes MRKILHIAREEALRFRHNFIGTEHLLLSMIKEGEGVGAMVLINLGIELNELHKSIETSMGVGVSSKMDVTLGNEAKVCLNYAMEEAKNFGHSYVGTEHLLLGIIRTEGSLGTQILESIGIDYETAKNEIIQLLRPEGVAAGKSKAKNRGSALELFSRDLTQMARDGKLDPIIGREKEIERVIQILSRRKKNNPVLIGEAGVGKTAIVEGLAQDIIAQNVPDSLYDKRVIALDMASIVAGTKYRGQFEERLKAVITEVTKNKDIIIFIDELHTIVGAGAAEGAIDASNMLKPALARGELQCIGATTLEDYRRYIEKNGALERRFQPIIVNPPTVQETIGILHGLKKNYEDHHHVTYSEESLQAAAYLSDRYITDRFLPDKAIDVIDEAGAKVKLSKVIKDPKILELEAKLKEIKENKERMVIEQKYEEAAELHKEEQKILEQLKKKETVLSPTRPAVVEEDIAFVVSRWTGIPVSKIEEKESKRLLKMEDELRKKIVGQDTAIAAIAKAVRRSRAGVKDPRRPIGSFIFLGPTGVGKTELARRLAEFLFDDINSLIALDMSEYMEKFNVSRLIGAPPGYVGYEEGGQLTEKVKRKPYSVVLFDEVEKAHPDVFNILLQILEDGQLTDSYGRKIDFKNTVIIMTSNIGTAEIQRNDGIGFTKIDNALSHEKMSDRLMEEVRKLFSPEFLNRIDEIIVFRQLSKQDMIKIVDILISEVEERLHEKKMILELDESSRELLVEEGFNPQYGARPIKRTIRRLIEDPLSEEILKGNIKDGRHIKLVRVGDRLEFKTK